One region of Moraxella sp. ZY210820 genomic DNA includes:
- the secY gene encoding preprotein translocase subunit SecY, which produces MLKSPSLDGHVQKGQPFHIKYRDLIRRMMFLLGALLVFRLGVHIPLPGIDNQALAEFFKHNEGTFVGLFNMFSGGALERMSIFALGIMPYITASIVIQLVTSIVPALEALKKEGEQGRRKINQYTRYGTLVLALVQAMGMSAGLISQNITSTTGLAFYIPAVTSLVAGTMFLMWLGEQITERGIGNGISMIIFAGIVAALPSTILQFFPVESSDKLIPLISLGVLSLAVLVGIVFIEKAQRRVTVNYAQKQQDRRMFSAQQSHLPFKINMAGVIPVIFASSLLMVPASLGQWLGDPNAGPVKRMLQDVSIYLGYGQPLYIVLFAVLIIFFCYFYSALMFSPKEIAENLKRSGAYVPGIRPGEQTARYLDQVLGRLTFIGAIYITIICVLPMLIQNSLGLSSSLHLQGTSLLIVAVVAMDFIAQLQSHLTSHQYTNQTLMKKNTSSTE; this is translated from the coding sequence GTGTTAAAATCTCCTAGTTTAGATGGTCATGTGCAAAAAGGGCAACCTTTTCATATTAAATATCGTGATCTTATTCGCCGAATGATGTTTCTACTTGGAGCTTTATTGGTATTTCGACTAGGGGTACACATTCCTTTACCTGGTATTGATAACCAAGCATTAGCAGAGTTTTTTAAACATAATGAAGGAACTTTTGTTGGTTTATTCAATATGTTTTCTGGTGGTGCTTTGGAAAGAATGTCAATTTTCGCTTTAGGAATTATGCCTTATATTACAGCTTCTATTGTCATACAGCTTGTTACAAGTATTGTTCCTGCTTTAGAAGCTCTTAAGAAAGAAGGTGAACAAGGACGCCGTAAAATTAATCAATATACACGTTATGGAACTTTAGTTTTAGCACTAGTACAAGCAATGGGTATGAGTGCAGGACTAATTAGTCAGAATATTACTTCTACGACTGGATTGGCATTTTATATTCCTGCAGTAACTTCTTTGGTTGCTGGGACAATGTTCTTGATGTGGCTTGGTGAGCAAATTACTGAACGTGGTATTGGTAATGGTATATCAATGATTATTTTTGCAGGTATTGTTGCTGCATTACCTTCAACTATTTTGCAGTTTTTCCCAGTAGAAAGTAGTGATAAATTAATTCCACTTATTTCTTTAGGAGTATTATCGCTAGCTGTTTTAGTTGGTATTGTGTTTATTGAAAAAGCACAACGTCGCGTAACTGTGAATTATGCACAAAAACAGCAAGATAGAAGAATGTTTTCTGCTCAACAATCACATTTGCCATTTAAAATTAATATGGCAGGTGTGATTCCTGTAATTTTTGCAAGTTCATTATTGATGGTACCAGCAAGTTTAGGTCAATGGTTAGGTGATCCTAATGCAGGCCCAGTGAAGCGTATGCTACAAGATGTGTCTATTTATCTTGGGTATGGGCAACCATTATATATCGTGTTATTTGCTGTATTGATTATTTTTTTCTGCTACTTTTATTCTGCTTTGATGTTCAGTCCAAAAGAAATTGCTGAAAATTTAAAGCGTAGTGGTGCTTATGTGCCTGGTATTCGTCCAGGTGAACAAACGGCTCGCTATTTAGATCAAGTTCTGGGGCGTTTGACATTCATTGGTGCGATTTATATTACAATCATTTGTGTGTTACCGATGTTGATACAAAACTCATTGGGTTTATCAAGTAGTTTACATTTACAAGGTACTTCATTATTGATTGTTGCTGTTGTTGCAATGGACTTTATTGCTCAATTGCAATCACATTTAACATCACATCAATATACTAATCAAACCTTAATGAAGAAAAATACTAGTTCTACTGAGTAA
- the rplO gene encoding 50S ribosomal protein L15 — MTLRLNELAPAEGAKREHRRLGRGIGSGVGKTGGRGIKGQKSRKSGGVRPGFEGGQTAIYRRLPKFGFTSQIALKTAEVRLSELNKIEGETISLETLKAANIVRKDMLRARIILSGEVTRAFTVQDVALTKGAKAAIEAAGGKVEG; from the coding sequence ATGACTCTGCGTTTAAATGAACTTGCACCTGCTGAAGGTGCTAAACGTGAACATCGCCGTTTAGGTCGTGGTATTGGCTCTGGTGTTGGTAAGACTGGTGGTCGTGGTATCAAAGGTCAAAAATCACGTAAAAGTGGTGGTGTGCGTCCAGGTTTTGAAGGTGGTCAAACTGCGATCTACCGTCGTTTGCCAAAGTTTGGCTTTACTAGTCAGATTGCACTTAAAACAGCAGAAGTACGTTTGTCTGAATTAAATAAAATTGAAGGCGAAACTATTAGCCTTGAAACTTTAAAAGCAGCAAATATTGTGCGTAAAGATATGTTGCGTGCTCGTATTATTCTTTCTGGTGAAGTAACTCGTGCATTTACTGTTCAAGATGTAGCATTAACTAAAGGTGCTAAAGCTGCTATTGAGGCTGCTGGTGGTAAAGTCGAGGGGTAA
- the rpmD gene encoding 50S ribosomal protein L30 — protein sequence MKTIKVTQTKSSSHRLEKHKQCLKGLGLRRIGHTVEVQDTPSNRGMINKVYYMVSVEE from the coding sequence ATGAAAACGATTAAAGTTACCCAGACTAAGTCTTCATCACATCGTTTAGAAAAGCATAAACAATGTTTGAAAGGTTTAGGTCTGCGTCGTATTGGTCATACTGTAGAAGTGCAAGATACGCCTTCTAACCGAGGTATGATTAATAAAGTGTATTATATGGTTAGTGTAGAGGAATAA
- the rpsE gene encoding 30S ribosomal protein S5, producing the protein MAKVEQNEGLVEKLVAVDRVAKVVKGGRIFSFTALTVVGDGNGRVGFGRGKAREVPAAIAKALEAARRNMITVDLNGTTLQHPVNARHGASRVYMQPASEGTGVIAGGAMRAVLEAAGVQNVLAKCYGSTNAANVVNATFKGLRDMTSPEKVAAKRGLSVEEIQG; encoded by the coding sequence ATGGCAAAAGTTGAACAAAACGAAGGTCTCGTTGAAAAGCTGGTTGCTGTAGATCGTGTAGCCAAAGTTGTAAAAGGTGGTCGTATTTTCTCTTTCACAGCATTAACTGTGGTAGGTGATGGTAATGGTCGTGTAGGTTTTGGTCGTGGTAAAGCTCGTGAAGTGCCTGCTGCAATTGCTAAAGCTTTAGAGGCTGCACGCCGTAATATGATTACTGTAGATTTAAATGGTACAACATTACAGCATCCAGTAAATGCTCGTCATGGTGCAAGCCGTGTTTATATGCAACCTGCTTCTGAAGGTACTGGTGTAATTGCTGGTGGTGCAATGCGTGCAGTGTTAGAAGCTGCTGGTGTTCAAAATGTACTTGCTAAATGCTATGGATCTACAAATGCTGCGAATGTTGTAAATGCAACATTTAAAGGTTTACGTGATATGACTTCTCCAGAAAAAGTTGCTGCTAAACGTGGTCTTTCTGTAGAAGAAATTCAAGGGTAA
- the rplR gene encoding 50S ribosomal protein L18, producing MNEKKQSRLRRAKSTRLHIRALGAIRLCVNRTPRHIYAQIISADGGKVLAQASTLDATLRSGTTGNVEAAKKVGALIAERAKAAGITAVAFDRSGFKYHGRIKALADAAREGGLEF from the coding sequence ATGAACGAAAAGAAACAATCTCGTTTGCGTCGTGCAAAAAGCACTCGTTTACACATCCGTGCTTTAGGTGCAATTCGTTTGTGTGTAAATCGTACACCACGTCATATCTATGCGCAAATTATTTCAGCAGATGGTGGAAAAGTTTTAGCTCAAGCTTCAACTTTAGATGCTACTTTGCGTAGCGGTACAACTGGTAATGTTGAAGCTGCAAAGAAAGTAGGTGCATTAATTGCTGAACGTGCAAAAGCTGCTGGTATTACAGCTGTTGCTTTTGACCGTTCGGGTTTTAAATATCATGGTCGTATCAAAGCATTAGCTGATGCTGCTCGTGAAGGTGGCTTGGAGTTCTAA
- the rplF gene encoding 50S ribosomal protein L6 — translation MSRVAKAPVTVPNGVTVTQNGRQVEVKGSKGTLSFNLHALVELKQEEGKLQVAPVKESKDAWMQAGTARAVLNNLVKGVSEGFERKLQLIGVGYKAAVQGNVVNLNLGYSHPINYTLPEGVTAETPTQTEIVLKSADKQKLGQVAANIRAYRAPEPYKGKGVRYSDEVVLRKEAKKK, via the coding sequence ATGTCTCGTGTGGCTAAAGCCCCAGTAACTGTGCCAAATGGTGTTACAGTTACTCAGAACGGTCGGCAGGTCGAAGTGAAAGGTAGTAAAGGTACACTATCTTTCAACCTGCATGCACTGGTCGAGTTGAAACAGGAAGAAGGTAAACTTCAAGTTGCTCCTGTAAAAGAGTCTAAAGACGCTTGGATGCAAGCTGGTACTGCTCGTGCTGTATTAAATAACCTTGTGAAAGGTGTAAGTGAAGGTTTTGAACGCAAATTACAACTTATTGGTGTTGGTTATAAAGCTGCAGTTCAAGGTAATGTTGTGAATTTAAACTTAGGTTATTCACACCCTATTAACTACACTTTACCTGAAGGTGTAACTGCTGAAACTCCAACTCAAACAGAAATTGTTTTGAAGTCTGCAGATAAACAAAAATTAGGTCAAGTTGCAGCAAATATTCGTGCATATCGTGCTCCTGAACCATATAAAGGTAAAGGTGTGCGTTATTCAGATGAAGTTGTACTTCGTAAAGAAGCTAAGAAGAAGTAA
- the rpsH gene encoding 30S ribosomal protein S8 yields MSMQDTVADMLTRVRNAQMAKKETVSMPSSKLKVAIANLLEKEGYISNVEVAQDGVKSTLTLTLKYFEGKPVIETIKRVSRPGLRQYRAKDSLPSVKQGLGIAIISTSKGIMTDRAARVAGIGGEVIAFVS; encoded by the coding sequence ATGAGTATGCAAGATACAGTTGCCGACATGTTAACTCGTGTTCGTAACGCACAAATGGCAAAGAAAGAAACTGTTTCTATGCCAAGCTCTAAATTAAAAGTTGCTATTGCAAATTTATTAGAGAAAGAGGGTTATATCTCAAATGTTGAAGTAGCACAAGATGGTGTTAAATCAACTTTGACTTTAACTTTAAAATATTTTGAAGGCAAACCAGTTATTGAAACGATTAAACGTGTAAGCCGTCCAGGTTTACGTCAATATCGTGCAAAAGATAGCTTACCAAGTGTTAAACAAGGTTTGGGTATTGCAATTATTTCTACAAGCAAAGGTATCATGACTGATCGTGCAGCACGTGTTGCAGGTATTGGTGGTGAAGTAATTGCTTTTGTTTCTTAA
- the rpsN gene encoding 30S ribosomal protein S14 produces MAKKSMVNRELKREKTVAKYAAKRAELKAVIANVNASEEERFEAMLKLQALPRNASPVRLRNRCGLTGRPHGYFRKFGLSRNMLRLTVMQGDVPGVVKASW; encoded by the coding sequence ATGGCTAAGAAAAGTATGGTAAATCGTGAGTTAAAACGCGAGAAAACTGTTGCAAAATATGCTGCAAAACGTGCTGAATTAAAAGCAGTTATTGCTAATGTGAATGCAAGTGAGGAAGAGCGTTTTGAAGCAATGTTGAAATTACAAGCATTGCCTCGTAATGCCTCTCCTGTTCGTTTACGCAATCGTTGTGGATTGACAGGTCGTCCACATGGCTATTTCCGTAAATTTGGTTTAAGTCGTAATATGTTGCGTTTAACAGTAATGCAGGGTGATGTACCTGGTGTTGTTAAGGCAAGCTGGTAA
- the rplE gene encoding 50S ribosomal protein L5 — translation MARLKTRYNEELKAKLKEELGLANVMEIPRITKITLNMGVGAAATDKKLLDGAVADMQLIAGQKPVVTLARKSIAGFKIRDGWPIGCKVTLRGDQMYEFLDRLISIAIPRIRDFRGFSSKSFDGRGNYSMGLKEQIVFPEIDFDKIDRIRGLDITITTTARNDDEGRALLRAFGFPFK, via the coding sequence ATGGCCAGACTTAAAACTCGTTATAATGAAGAGCTTAAAGCTAAGTTAAAAGAAGAACTTGGTTTAGCTAACGTGATGGAAATTCCTCGCATCACTAAGATTACTCTCAATATGGGTGTTGGTGCTGCTGCAACTGACAAAAAATTGTTAGATGGTGCAGTTGCTGATATGCAATTAATTGCTGGTCAAAAACCAGTAGTAACATTGGCTCGTAAGTCAATTGCAGGTTTTAAAATTCGTGATGGTTGGCCGATTGGTTGTAAAGTAACCCTTCGTGGTGATCAAATGTATGAATTTTTAGATCGTTTGATTTCGATTGCTATCCCACGTATTCGTGATTTCCGTGGTTTTTCTTCAAAATCTTTTGATGGTCGTGGTAACTATTCTATGGGTCTAAAAGAGCAAATCGTTTTCCCTGAAATTGATTTTGACAAAATTGACCGTATCCGTGGTTTAGATATTACAATTACTACAACTGCTCGTAATGATGATGAAGGTCGTGCACTTCTTCGTGCGTTCGGCTTCCCATTTAAGTAA
- the rplX gene encoding 50S ribosomal protein L24 yields MAKIKAGDQVIVIAGKEKGKQGTVLSVSGDRVKIEGLNLVTKHQKPNRLTGAEGGIVKQEASLHISNVAILNAATQKADRVGYQVVDGVKTRVYKSNGEPVAVAK; encoded by the coding sequence ATGGCAAAAATTAAAGCAGGCGATCAAGTTATTGTGATTGCTGGTAAAGAGAAAGGTAAACAAGGTACAGTTTTATCAGTATCTGGTGACCGTGTTAAGATTGAAGGTCTTAACTTAGTAACGAAGCATCAAAAGCCAAATCGTTTAACTGGTGCTGAAGGTGGTATTGTTAAACAAGAAGCTTCGCTTCATATTTCAAATGTGGCAATTTTAAATGCTGCAACCCAAAAGGCTGACCGTGTTGGTTATCAAGTTGTAGATGGTGTAAAAACACGCGTTTACAAATCTAATGGTGAACCAGTGGCGGTGGCGAAGTAA
- the rplN gene encoding 50S ribosomal protein L14, producing the protein MIQTETMLDVADNSGARRVQCIKVLGGSHRRYASVGDIIKVTVKEAIPRGRVKKGDVMNAVVVRTKFGVRRPDGSLIRFDDNAAVLLNNNKAPIATRIFGPVTRELRTEQFMKIISLAPEVL; encoded by the coding sequence ATGATTCAGACCGAAACTATGCTCGACGTTGCAGATAACAGCGGTGCTCGCCGTGTACAATGTATTAAAGTACTAGGTGGTTCACATCGTCGTTATGCTTCTGTTGGCGACATTATTAAAGTGACTGTAAAAGAAGCTATTCCGCGTGGCCGTGTTAAAAAAGGTGACGTGATGAATGCAGTTGTTGTTCGTACAAAATTTGGTGTGCGTCGTCCAGATGGTTCATTAATCCGTTTTGATGATAATGCAGCAGTATTGTTGAATAATAACAAAGCTCCGATTGCTACTCGTATTTTCGGACCAGTGACACGTGAACTTCGTACTGAACAGTTCATGAAAATTATTTCATTGGCTCCAGAAGTTTTGTAA
- the rpsQ gene encoding 30S ribosomal protein S17 — translation MSEKVVRTLTGKVVSDKMDKSIVVLIERRVQHPVYGKSIRRSTKLHAHDENNTAKIGDIVTIKESRPISKTKSWVLVDVVEAATE, via the coding sequence ATGAGTGAAAAAGTAGTCCGCACGTTAACAGGTAAAGTCGTAAGTGACAAAATGGATAAATCTATTGTTGTACTTATTGAACGCCGTGTTCAACACCCGGTGTACGGCAAATCAATTCGCCGTTCAACCAAATTACATGCTCATGATGAAAACAATACTGCTAAAATTGGTGATATTGTAACTATCAAAGAAAGTCGCCCAATTTCAAAGACTAAATCTTGGGTTTTAGTCGATGTAGTTGAAGCTGCTACTGAGTAA
- the rpmC gene encoding 50S ribosomal protein L29 has product MNTKDLREKSVEELKALLDEQQLNQFRLRMAKSTGQLSKTHEVKVARKTIARIKTLLTEKQGNGQ; this is encoded by the coding sequence ATGAATACTAAAGATCTACGTGAAAAATCGGTAGAAGAGTTAAAAGCTTTACTTGATGAACAACAATTAAATCAGTTTCGTTTGCGTATGGCAAAATCAACTGGTCAATTGAGTAAAACACATGAAGTAAAAGTTGCTCGCAAAACTATTGCTCGCATTAAAACACTCCTTACCGAAAAACAGGGGAACGGACAATGA
- the rplP gene encoding 50S ribosomal protein L16 — protein MLQPKRTKFRKVHKGRNTGLAHRGSTVSFGSIALKATERGRMTARQIEACRRTISRRIKRGGKIFIRVFPDKPITEKPLEVRMGNGKGNVEYWVCEIKPGKILYEIEGVNDELASEAFALAAAKLPFKTTIVTRTVM, from the coding sequence ATGTTGCAACCTAAACGTACTAAATTCCGTAAAGTGCATAAAGGCCGTAATACAGGTTTGGCACATCGTGGAAGTACAGTATCATTTGGTAGTATTGCATTAAAAGCTACAGAACGCGGTCGTATGACTGCTCGTCAAATTGAAGCTTGTCGTCGTACTATCAGTCGTCGTATTAAGCGTGGTGGTAAAATCTTTATCCGTGTATTCCCTGATAAACCAATTACTGAAAAACCATTAGAAGTTCGTATGGGTAACGGTAAAGGTAATGTGGAATATTGGGTTTGTGAAATTAAACCTGGTAAGATTCTGTACGAAATTGAAGGTGTAAACGACGAATTAGCGAGCGAAGCATTTGCTTTAGCTGCTGCTAAACTTCCGTTTAAGACCACTATCGTGACTCGGACGGTAATGTAA
- the rpsC gene encoding 30S ribosomal protein S3 has protein sequence MGQKVHPIGIRLGVVKRHNANWYANPKQYADYLLKDLQVREFLNKELKNAMVSNILIERPTGAAKVTISTARPGIVIGKKGEDIEKLQNKLAKIMGVPVQVSINEIDRPDLDARLVAEAIASQLEKRVMFRRAMKRAVQNTMRAGAKGIKVEVSGRLGGAEIARTEWYREGRVPLHTLRADIDYATMRAETTYGTIGVKVWIFRGEILGGMKQVMNPTPAEERPAKRGRGRGEGQERRRRNNDRAADKGE, from the coding sequence ATGGGTCAAAAGGTTCATCCAATTGGCATTCGTTTAGGTGTTGTGAAACGTCACAATGCTAACTGGTATGCTAATCCGAAACAATATGCTGACTATTTGCTTAAAGATTTGCAAGTTCGTGAGTTTTTAAATAAAGAACTTAAAAATGCAATGGTTAGTAATATTCTTATCGAGCGTCCTACTGGTGCAGCTAAAGTAACAATTAGTACAGCTCGCCCTGGTATCGTGATTGGTAAGAAAGGTGAAGATATTGAAAAATTACAGAACAAACTTGCTAAAATCATGGGTGTTCCTGTACAAGTCAGTATCAATGAAATTGATCGCCCAGATTTAGACGCACGTTTAGTTGCAGAAGCAATTGCTTCACAATTAGAAAAACGTGTAATGTTCCGTCGTGCAATGAAACGTGCGGTACAAAATACGATGCGTGCTGGTGCTAAGGGTATCAAAGTTGAAGTTTCTGGTCGTTTAGGTGGTGCGGAAATCGCTCGTACAGAATGGTATCGTGAAGGTCGTGTACCTCTACATACACTTCGTGCTGATATTGATTATGCAACTATGCGTGCTGAAACAACTTATGGTACTATCGGCGTTAAAGTATGGATCTTCCGTGGTGAGATTTTGGGTGGTATGAAACAAGTTATGAACCCAACTCCAGCTGAAGAGCGTCCAGCTAAACGTGGTCGTGGTCGTGGTGAAGGGCAAGAACGCCGTCGTCGCAATAATGACCGTGCTGCGGACAAGGGAGAATAA
- the rplV gene encoding 50S ribosomal protein L22, with the protein MEVTAKLRGAAISAQKARLVADQVRGKSVARALDILNFSNKKAAVLVKKALESAIANAEHNNGLDVDDLKVTTIFVDEGMSLKRIMPRAKGRADRITKRTCHITVKVGV; encoded by the coding sequence ATGGAAGTTACTGCAAAATTACGCGGTGCCGCTATCTCGGCACAAAAAGCTCGCTTAGTTGCTGATCAAGTACGTGGTAAATCTGTTGCTCGTGCTTTGGATATTTTAAATTTTAGCAATAAAAAAGCAGCAGTGCTGGTTAAAAAAGCACTTGAATCAGCGATTGCGAATGCTGAACATAATAACGGTTTAGATGTAGACGATTTGAAGGTAACAACGATTTTTGTTGATGAGGGTATGAGCTTAAAGCGTATCATGCCTCGTGCAAAAGGTCGTGCAGATCGTATCACTAAGCGTACTTGTCATATCACCGTTAAGGTAGGGGTTTGA
- the rpsS gene encoding 30S ribosomal protein S19: MPRSLKKGPFVDAHLFAKVEAAIASNSRKPIKTWSRRSMILPDFVGLTISVHNGRNHVPVIITEHMVGHKLGEFAPTRTYRGHGVDKKSKR, translated from the coding sequence ATGCCTCGTTCATTGAAAAAAGGTCCATTCGTCGATGCGCACTTGTTTGCTAAGGTTGAAGCGGCTATTGCGAGTAATTCTCGTAAGCCGATTAAAACTTGGTCTCGTCGTTCGATGATTCTTCCAGATTTTGTTGGTTTAACAATTTCTGTGCATAATGGTCGTAACCATGTTCCTGTAATTATTACAGAGCATATGGTTGGACATAAATTGGGTGAATTCGCTCCAACTCGTACCTATCGTGGTCACGGTGTTGATAAGAAGTCTAAACGTTAA
- the rplB gene encoding 50S ribosomal protein L2, whose amino-acid sequence MPIQKCKPTSPGRRFVEKVVHDHLHKGRPYAPLVEAKKRTGGRNNNGHITTRHVGGGHKQHYRIVDFKRNKDGIPAVVERIEYDPNRTAHIALLKYADGERRYIIAPKGLRAGDSVQSGNDAPIRTGNCLPLRNMPLGSTLHNLELKIGKGAQLARSAGASVQLLGRDGSYAIIRLRSGEMRKVHVDCRAVIGEVSNSENNLRSLGKAGASRWRGVRPTVRGMAMNPVDHPHGGGEGRNKGIQPVSPWGQKAKGYKTRTNKRTSKMIIRDRRVK is encoded by the coding sequence ATGCCGATTCAAAAATGTAAGCCAACGTCTCCAGGTCGTCGCTTTGTAGAGAAGGTGGTACATGATCATCTTCACAAAGGTCGTCCTTATGCACCGTTGGTAGAAGCTAAAAAACGTACTGGTGGTCGTAATAATAACGGTCACATTACTACTCGCCATGTTGGTGGTGGTCATAAACAGCACTATCGTATTGTTGATTTTAAACGTAATAAAGATGGTATTCCAGCTGTTGTAGAGCGTATTGAATACGATCCAAACCGTACTGCTCATATTGCATTATTAAAATATGCAGATGGTGAACGTCGTTATATCATTGCACCAAAAGGTTTGCGTGCAGGTGATAGTGTACAGTCAGGTAATGATGCTCCTATCCGTACAGGTAACTGCTTGCCACTTCGTAATATGCCATTAGGTTCTACACTTCATAACTTAGAATTGAAAATTGGTAAAGGTGCTCAATTGGCACGTTCTGCTGGTGCTTCAGTTCAATTATTAGGTCGTGATGGTTCTTATGCAATTATTCGTTTGCGTTCAGGCGAAATGCGTAAAGTACATGTAGACTGCCGTGCTGTAATTGGCGAAGTTTCTAATAGCGAAAATAACCTTCGTTCATTAGGTAAAGCTGGTGCTTCACGCTGGCGTGGTGTTCGTCCTACCGTACGTGGTATGGCTATGAACCCTGTAGATCACCCACATGGTGGTGGTGAAGGACGTAACAAAGGTATTCAGCCTGTAAGTCCATGGGGTCAAAAAGCTAAAGGGTACAAGACTCGTACTAATAAGCGTACTTCTAAGATGATTATCCGCGACCGTCGTGTCAAGTAA
- the rplW gene encoding 50S ribosomal protein L23 translates to MNNERIYQVLKGPVFSEKAQILGDTAGVQVFKVDINATKLEIKKAVEKLFGVEVVKVNTTITKGKTKRFGRTLGRRSDVKKAYVTLKAGQDVEMADLGDTAENAAE, encoded by the coding sequence ATGAATAACGAACGTATCTATCAGGTCTTAAAAGGGCCAGTATTCTCAGAAAAAGCGCAAATTTTAGGTGATACTGCTGGTGTTCAAGTATTTAAAGTTGATATCAATGCAACTAAACTTGAAATTAAAAAAGCAGTAGAAAAACTCTTTGGTGTTGAAGTTGTTAAAGTAAATACAACAATCACTAAAGGTAAAACTAAACGCTTTGGTCGTACATTAGGACGACGTTCTGATGTTAAAAAAGCATACGTCACCCTGAAAGCTGGTCAAGATGTAGAAATGGCTGACTTGGGCGATACCGCTGAGAATGCAGCGGAATAA